A stretch of DNA from Deltaproteobacteria bacterium:
GGTAGGCCGATCTCACATTAGGATCCTCGGCGATCTTCTCGAAGGGGCCTTCGGCTATCTTCTCGCCGTAGTTGAGGACTGCGACTCTGTGGGCTATGGTCTGAACGACTCCAAGATCGTGTTCGATGATGACTATGCCTATCTCTGGCTTTCTCTGCCTTGCCTTTTCGATGTCGGCCATCAGTGTGCGTGTCTCCTCCGGGTCCATCCCTGCCGAGGGCTCGTCGAGAAGCAGGAGATCTGGATCCGTGGCGAGGGCACGGCAGATTTCAAGTCTTCGGCGATCCCCGAGTGTGAGGTCACCGGCTCGCTTGTCAGGGTCGGATCCGAGGTCTTGGCTGAAGTACCGGAGCAGTGAAACGGCCCGGTCGATACAGCCTCCCATCCGGCGGTTGAGTCTCTTTCTCAGAAAGAGCGCTTCCAGGACGCCTGACCGTTCTCGGTACCACATACCGCTCAGCACGTTGTCCAGGACCGAGAGTTCGAGAAAGAGGCGGCTGCTCTGGAAGGTGCGGGCTATACCCATGCGGGAGATCTCGGCAGGGGATTTCCCCGTGATGGGAACGCCCTTGAATAGGGTGTTGCCCTTTGTCGGGAGGTAGATTCCTGTGATGAGGTTGAAAAGGGTCGATTTGCCGGAACCGTTCGGGCCGATGAGCCCCACCACCTCACCCGCTCCGACCGAGAAATCGACCTCCTTGACCGCGATGAGGCCGCCGAAGCCAACCGTCAACTTCTCACATTCCAGCAGTACCATAGCCATCAAGCCCTTTGATGGGTTCTGACCCTCTTGGGCAGCAGTCCGTTGGGCCGCAGGATCAGCATGGCAAGAACGATCACCCCGTAGATCGTGAGGCGAAATTGCTGAAAAACCCTGAATTTCTCAGGGAGGACCGTCAGCAACACGGCCCCGAGGATGACACCGGTCACATTGTCCATGCCGCCGAGGATAACCATGATGACCACCATTACCGAGATCATAATGTCCGCATTGGGCGGGCCGATATACGAGATATAGTGGGCGTAGAAAGTGCCGGCGAATCCCGCAAAAGCGGCATCAAAGGTGAAGGCCAGCAGCTTCGCCCCCGACACGTTTATTCCCTGGCATTTGGCCGCAATCTCGTCTTCACGGATATAGTTCCAGGTCATTCCGATCCAGGAATTGTGGATCCTCCTGGCGCAGACCATGGCCAGGAAAGCAAAAATGACGACGAGATAGAGGAAGTTCGACTGGAAGGGGAGCTCCACGCCGAAAATGTGCAGGGGGTTGACCAGTTCCAGCCCGAAGACCTTGGGGTAGGGGATACCCAGCAGTCCTGCCGGGCCGCCTGTGAAGTGGACCGTGATGACGAACTGATAGAAGATCAGCCCGAAAGCCATTGTCACCAGGGCAAGGTAGTAGGTTTTGGTTTTCAATATGGGGATGGCCTGGAGAAATCCAAAGACGGCGGTGCAGGCGCTTGCCAAGAAGATGTTCATCCAGAAACCCGTGTGGAGATGGATGGAGAGAAGAGCTGCCGCATAAGCACCGATCCCGAAGAAGGCGGAAGAGGCGAAGTGGGTCATGTTTGCGCTGCCCAGGGTGAAGTTGAGCCCCATGGCAATGATCGAATAGAGGGCAGCCATCACGCATATGTGGATCAGATAGGCGCTGTCTCTGAAGATGAAGGGGATGGAGAAGATGCATCCAAAAAAGACGAGGTAGCTCAGCCAGCGGTGCGTAGAGAAGGCCCCTGCAATGGTCTCTCTGAGGGTGTGGTGCCTTCGGAACCCGTACAGGCCTGCCCCTGCAAGGAGGATGAGAGAGACCAGCACGTACATTGAGTCGCTCTTCATGAAAGCAACAAAGAATCCAAAGATGGCCAGTTCGACCAATACCAGCGCCAGCGGTCCGGGCATGGATCAAACCTTTTCAACGACTCTCTCACCCACGATTCCCCGGGGGCGAAAGATCAGAAAGAGGACCACGATGGAGAAGGCGATGAATTCCTTCCAAGAGGTCCCCTGGGGGATGAAAGCCATTGCGAACGTCTCCATCAAGCCGAAGACCAGCCCTCCCATTACGGCCCCGTAGACGTTTCCCAGGCCGCCGACCACGGCCACGGAAAAGCCCTTGACGCCGAAGAGAAGGCCGAGATCGAACCGCGTGCCTCCGAAGTAGAGGCCGTTCATAATACCGGCAACGGCTCCCAGCGCCGACCCGATGAAAAAC
This window harbors:
- a CDS encoding ABC transporter ATP-binding protein translates to MAMVLLECEKLTVGFGGLIAVKEVDFSVGAGEVVGLIGPNGSGKSTLFNLITGIYLPTKGNTLFKGVPITGKSPAEISRMGIARTFQSSRLFLELSVLDNVLSGMWYRERSGVLEALFLRKRLNRRMGGCIDRAVSLLRYFSQDLGSDPDKRAGDLTLGDRRRLEICRALATDPDLLLLDEPSAGMDPEETRTLMADIEKARQRKPEIGIVIIEHDLGVVQTIAHRVAVLNYGEKIAEGPFEKIAEDPNVRSAYLGGETPHAQA
- a CDS encoding branched-chain amino acid ABC transporter permease, producing MPGPLALVLVELAIFGFFVAFMKSDSMYVLVSLILLAGAGLYGFRRHHTLRETIAGAFSTHRWLSYLVFFGCIFSIPFIFRDSAYLIHICVMAALYSIIAMGLNFTLGSANMTHFASSAFFGIGAYAAALLSIHLHTGFWMNIFLASACTAVFGFLQAIPILKTKTYYLALVTMAFGLIFYQFVITVHFTGGPAGLLGIPYPKVFGLELVNPLHIFGVELPFQSNFLYLVVIFAFLAMVCARRIHNSWIGMTWNYIREDEIAAKCQGINVSGAKLLAFTFDAAFAGFAGTFYAHYISYIGPPNADIMISVMVVIMVILGGMDNVTGVILGAVLLTVLPEKFRVFQQFRLTIYGVIVLAMLILRPNGLLPKRVRTHQRA